A window of the Acidovorax sp. YS12 genome harbors these coding sequences:
- a CDS encoding YbgC/FadM family acyl-CoA thioesterase → MTYQDFRCFHRLRVRWAEVDIQKIVFNAHYLTYADCAMTEYWRALALPYEAGMRQLGGEVYLKKASVEYHASARLDDWLDVGMRCVRIGDSSMAFEAGIFAGERLLVSVELLYVFADPATQTKRPVPPALRAMVGHFEAGGEMVELRVGDWATLGRDATQLRVEVFVREQGIDPALEIDGQDATALHAVAYNRLGMPMATGRLLHDGPGLARIGRMAVDRTVRGQRWGRMVLDGLVQAAQARGDREVTLHAQCSAEGFYRRAGFAPQGERFEEAGITHIAMHRRLG, encoded by the coding sequence ATGACCTACCAGGACTTCCGCTGCTTCCACCGCCTGCGCGTGCGCTGGGCCGAGGTGGACATCCAGAAAATCGTCTTCAACGCCCACTACCTGACCTATGCCGACTGCGCCATGACCGAGTACTGGCGCGCGCTGGCGCTGCCCTACGAGGCGGGCATGCGCCAGCTCGGCGGCGAGGTCTACCTGAAGAAAGCCAGCGTGGAGTACCACGCCTCGGCGCGCCTGGACGACTGGCTCGACGTGGGCATGCGCTGCGTGCGCATCGGCGACAGCTCCATGGCGTTCGAGGCCGGCATCTTCGCGGGCGAACGCCTGCTGGTGTCGGTGGAGCTGCTCTACGTCTTCGCCGACCCGGCGACGCAGACCAAGCGCCCCGTGCCGCCCGCGCTGCGCGCCATGGTCGGGCACTTCGAGGCGGGCGGCGAGATGGTCGAGCTGCGCGTGGGCGACTGGGCCACGCTGGGGCGCGACGCCACGCAGCTGCGCGTGGAGGTGTTCGTGCGCGAGCAGGGCATCGACCCCGCGCTGGAGATCGACGGGCAGGACGCCACGGCGCTGCACGCCGTGGCCTACAACCGCCTGGGCATGCCCATGGCCACCGGGCGCCTGCTGCACGACGGCCCCGGGCTGGCACGTATCGGCCGCATGGCCGTGGACCGCACTGTGCGCGGCCAGCGCTGGGGCCGCATGGTGCTCGACGGCCTGGTGCAGGCCGCCCAGGCGCGCGGCGACCGCGAGGTCACGCTGCACGCGCAGTGCAGCGCCGAGGGCTTCTACCGCCGCGCCGGCTTCGCGCCGCAGGGCGAGCGCTTCGAGGAAGCGGGCATCACCCACATCGCCATGCACCGCAGGCTGGGTTGA
- a CDS encoding alpha/beta hydrolase yields the protein MRAVLQAMERAARPPLHTLPVAQARAAYEAGAGVLELPKAALARVEDLHIPARDGHALPARLYAPTEGAPLPLLLYLHGGGFTIGSIATHDVLCRELARLAGCMVVSLDYRLAPEHRFPTASNDAWDALQWLARHGAHLGADPARLAVGGDSAGGTLSAVNAILARDAGLPLALQLLFYPGTTAYQDTPSHSAFARGLVLDATAIDWFFGHYVALREERADWRFAPLNASDVDGVAPAWLGLAECDPLVDEGILYADKLRAAGVPVDLELYRGVTHEFIKMGRAIPEARQAHHDAAQALRRAFQTD from the coding sequence ATGCGCGCCGTGCTCCAGGCCATGGAGCGCGCCGCGCGCCCGCCGCTGCACACCCTGCCCGTGGCGCAGGCGCGCGCCGCCTACGAGGCCGGCGCCGGCGTGCTGGAGCTGCCCAAGGCCGCGCTGGCGCGCGTGGAAGACCTGCACATCCCCGCGCGCGACGGCCATGCGCTGCCGGCGCGCCTGTATGCGCCCACCGAGGGCGCGCCGCTGCCGCTGCTGCTGTACCTGCACGGCGGCGGCTTCACCATCGGCAGCATCGCCACGCACGACGTGCTGTGCCGCGAACTGGCGCGGCTGGCGGGCTGCATGGTGGTGTCGCTGGACTACCGGCTGGCGCCCGAGCACCGCTTTCCCACCGCCAGCAACGACGCCTGGGACGCGCTGCAGTGGCTCGCGCGCCATGGCGCGCACCTGGGCGCCGACCCGGCGCGCCTGGCCGTGGGCGGCGACAGCGCGGGCGGCACGCTCTCGGCTGTGAACGCCATCCTGGCGCGCGACGCGGGCCTGCCGCTGGCGCTGCAACTGCTGTTCTACCCCGGCACCACGGCGTACCAGGACACGCCCTCGCACAGCGCCTTCGCGCGCGGCCTGGTGCTGGATGCGACGGCCATCGACTGGTTCTTCGGCCATTACGTGGCGCTGCGCGAGGAGCGCGCCGACTGGCGCTTCGCGCCGCTCAACGCCAGCGACGTGGACGGCGTGGCCCCGGCCTGGCTTGGCCTGGCCGAGTGCGACCCGCTGGTGGACGAAGGCATTCTGTACGCCGACAAGCTGCGCGCCGCCGGCGTGCCGGTCGATCTGGAGCTCTACCGCGGCGTGACGCACGAATTCATCAAGATGGGCCGCGCCATTCCCGAGGCGCGCCAGGCCCACCACGACGCCGCGCAGGCCCTGCGCCGCGCCTTCCAAACGGATTGA
- a CDS encoding fumarylacetoacetate hydrolase, with the protein MHTKQTLITLLLGVACATGVQAECLSDAQADDLAAHYLARTPAANPEGLSDADGACTRAKFNARIAPRLGKVVGYKAGLTNPAVQKRFGTDKPVWGTLYEGMVQPSGATIDAAFGARPLFEADMLVRVKSAAVNQARTPMEVLEAIDQVIPFIELPDLLVQAPPKLNGAGVSAINVGARLGVAGQPLAVPALRAERYALLDALQGMQVTLADAQGAVLGRGKGSDILEHPLNAVVWLAQALRQEGIALQPGDLVSLGSFSPLLPPKPGLTVTATYEGLPGAQPVRVTFK; encoded by the coding sequence ATGCATACAAAGCAAACCCTCATCACCCTGCTGCTGGGCGTCGCCTGCGCGACAGGCGTGCAGGCCGAATGCCTGAGCGACGCCCAGGCGGACGACCTGGCGGCGCACTACCTGGCCCGCACGCCGGCGGCCAACCCCGAGGGCCTGAGCGATGCCGACGGTGCCTGCACGCGCGCCAAGTTCAACGCCCGGATCGCCCCGCGCCTGGGCAAGGTGGTGGGCTACAAGGCGGGGCTGACCAACCCGGCGGTGCAAAAGCGCTTCGGCACCGACAAGCCGGTCTGGGGCACGCTCTACGAAGGCATGGTGCAGCCGAGCGGCGCCACCATCGACGCCGCGTTCGGCGCGCGCCCGCTGTTCGAGGCCGACATGCTGGTGCGCGTGAAAAGCGCGGCCGTCAACCAGGCGCGCACGCCCATGGAGGTGCTGGAGGCCATTGACCAGGTGATTCCCTTCATCGAGCTGCCCGACCTGCTGGTGCAGGCGCCGCCCAAGCTCAATGGCGCCGGGGTGAGCGCCATCAACGTGGGCGCGCGCCTGGGCGTGGCGGGCCAGCCCCTGGCCGTGCCGGCGCTGCGCGCCGAGCGCTATGCGCTGCTGGACGCGCTGCAGGGCATGCAGGTGACCCTGGCCGACGCGCAGGGCGCCGTGCTGGGCCGGGGCAAGGGCAGCGACATCCTGGAGCACCCGCTGAACGCCGTGGTGTGGCTGGCGCAGGCGCTGCGGCAGGAGGGCATCGCGCTGCAGCCGGGCGACCTGGTCAGCCTGGGTTCGTTCTCGCCGCTGCTGCCGCCCAAGCCGGGCCTCACGGTCACGGCCACCTACGAGGGGCTGCCGGGCGCGCAGCCGGTGCGGGTGACGTTCAAGTGA
- a CDS encoding iron-containing alcohol dehydrogenase, which translates to MAFINYVTQIQFEFGAVRLLAQECARVGIARPLVVTDPGVKAAGVLQKALDALAGLPVAVFDQTPPNPTEAAVRAAAALYQAQGCDGLVAVGGGSAIDCAKGVAIAVAHEGPLTHYATIEGGSPRITTAAAPLIAVPTTSGTGSEVARGAIIIVEDHRKLGFHSWNLVPKAAICDPELTLGLPPLLTAATGMDAIAHCMETFMSAAFNPPADGIALDGLARGWAHIEAATKNGGDREARLNMMSASMQGAMAFQKGLGAVHSLSHSLGGVNPRLHHGTLNAMFLPAVVRFNAGAESVRKDKRLERMAHAMGLAAAGDIPDAIRAMNARLGLPTGLAAMGVTPDLFDGVIKGALADHCHQTNPRVATPEEYREMLHASL; encoded by the coding sequence ATGGCTTTCATCAACTACGTCACCCAGATCCAGTTTGAATTCGGCGCCGTGCGCCTGCTCGCGCAGGAGTGCGCGCGCGTGGGCATCGCGCGCCCGCTCGTCGTCACGGACCCCGGCGTGAAGGCCGCCGGTGTGCTGCAAAAAGCCCTGGATGCCCTGGCCGGGCTGCCCGTGGCCGTGTTCGACCAGACCCCGCCCAACCCCACCGAGGCCGCCGTGCGCGCCGCCGCCGCGCTCTACCAGGCGCAGGGCTGCGACGGCCTGGTGGCCGTGGGCGGCGGCTCGGCCATCGACTGCGCCAAGGGCGTGGCGATCGCCGTGGCGCACGAAGGCCCCCTGACGCACTACGCCACCATCGAGGGCGGCTCGCCGCGCATCACTACAGCAGCAGCGCCGCTGATCGCCGTGCCCACCACCAGCGGCACGGGCAGCGAGGTGGCGCGCGGCGCCATCATCATCGTGGAGGACCACCGCAAGCTCGGCTTCCACTCGTGGAACCTGGTGCCCAAGGCCGCCATCTGCGACCCCGAGCTGACGCTGGGCCTGCCGCCCCTGCTGACGGCCGCCACGGGCATGGACGCCATCGCGCACTGCATGGAGACCTTCATGTCGGCCGCGTTCAACCCGCCGGCCGACGGCATCGCGCTCGACGGGCTGGCGCGCGGCTGGGCGCACATCGAGGCTGCCACGAAGAACGGCGGCGACCGCGAGGCGCGCCTGAACATGATGAGCGCCAGCATGCAGGGCGCCATGGCGTTCCAGAAGGGCCTGGGCGCCGTGCACAGCCTGAGCCACAGCCTGGGCGGCGTGAACCCGCGCCTGCACCACGGCACGCTGAACGCCATGTTCCTGCCCGCCGTGGTGCGCTTCAACGCCGGCGCCGAATCGGTGCGGAAGGACAAGCGCCTGGAGCGCATGGCCCACGCCATGGGCCTGGCCGCAGCCGGCGACATCCCCGACGCCATCCGCGCCATGAATGCCCGCCTGGGCCTGCCCACGGGCCTGGCCGCCATGGGCGTGACGCCGGACCTGTTCGACGGCGTGATCAAGGGCGCGCTGGCCGACCACTGCCACCAAACCAACCCGCGCGTCGCCACGCCCGAGGAATACCGCGAGATGCTGCACGCCTCGCTGTAG
- a CDS encoding HDOD domain-containing protein, whose protein sequence is MEINALLATPVALPCMPRTVALLMNALAPAEPNLRRVNQLFGIDPGLSARLLEQANSAAFQAPRQIVGVPEALALLGTAQLRALVAAAPLGAASRTVPGVNLQQFWRYSLNTAKMARSLAGFVHHNQIAAYTAGLLHGLGEIVLHLADTDKAQSVDTLVPPFDPRRAKIEQRIFGYCYAQVSAAMARRWQLPEVVVDALRYLSAPFDNDVYEPLAGVLHLAAWRARAREVGWGEKELAVSFPGEVGLALGLDIDMVLQQDPIDWTARPDAGDYV, encoded by the coding sequence ATGGAGATCAACGCCCTGCTGGCGACCCCCGTCGCCTTGCCCTGCATGCCGCGCACGGTGGCGCTGCTGATGAATGCGCTGGCCCCGGCGGAGCCCAATCTGCGGCGGGTCAACCAGCTCTTCGGCATCGATCCGGGCCTGTCCGCGCGCCTGCTGGAGCAGGCCAACTCGGCCGCCTTCCAGGCGCCGCGGCAGATCGTCGGCGTGCCCGAGGCGCTGGCCCTGCTGGGCACGGCGCAGCTGCGCGCGCTGGTGGCGGCGGCGCCGCTGGGCGCGGCCTCGCGCACGGTGCCGGGCGTGAACCTGCAGCAGTTCTGGCGCTACAGCCTGAACACCGCCAAGATGGCGCGCTCGCTCGCGGGCTTCGTGCACCACAACCAGATCGCCGCCTACACCGCCGGCCTGCTGCATGGCCTGGGCGAGATCGTGCTGCACCTGGCGGATACCGACAAGGCGCAGTCGGTGGACACGCTGGTGCCGCCGTTCGACCCGCGCCGCGCCAAGATCGAGCAGCGCATCTTCGGCTACTGCTACGCCCAGGTCAGCGCCGCCATGGCGCGCCGCTGGCAGTTGCCCGAGGTGGTGGTGGATGCGCTGCGCTACCTCAGCGCGCCCTTCGACAACGACGTGTACGAGCCGCTGGCCGGGGTGCTGCACCTGGCGGCCTGGCGCGCCCGCGCGCGCGAGGTCGGCTGGGGCGAGAAGGAGCTGGCCGTGTCCTTTCCGGGCGAGGTCGGGCTGGCGCTGGGGCTGGACATCGACATGGTGCTGCAGCAGGACCCGATCGACTGGACGGCGCGGCCGGACGCGGGCGACTATGTGTGA
- a CDS encoding RNA-binding transcriptional accessory protein — MQQIVRQLAAEIKITESQVRSAVELLDGGATVPFIARYRKEVTGGLDDVQLRELEARLAYLRELEERRVSVLKAIDEQGKLTDALRAQIAAAPTKQELEDIYLPFKQKRRTKGQIAREFGIEPLADKLLADPALDPHAEAQAFCQPATTLDDGKPGPDFSTTFAVLDGVRDILSERWAEDAVLVQSLREWLWAEGLLRSKKVEGKNENDPEVAKFRDYFEYDEPIGRVPSHRALAVFRGRALEILEAKLVLPVEPEPGQPSIAEGRIALHLGWSHAGRKSDDLLRKCVAWTWRVKLSLSTERDLFSRLREEAEKVAIKVFADNLRDLLLAAPAGPRAVMGLDPGIRTGVKVAVVDRTGKLVETATVYPHEPRRDWGGSLAVLGRLCMKHGVQLIAIGNGTASRETDKLAADLIKLMQKQASDPTGQALPAIEKIVVSEAGASVYSASEYASQEMPDVDVSLRGAASIARRLQDPLAELVKIEPKSIGVGQYQHDVNQSELARTLDAVVEDCVNSVGVDLNTASVPLLSRVSGLSGSVAKSVVRWRESNGAFRSRKQLMEVSGLGAKTFEQAAGFLRIRDGENPLDMTGVHPETYPVVQQIIEKTGKPVAELMGRADMLKTLRPELFASEKFGPITVKDILAELEKPGRDPRPDFKVARFNEGVEDIADLKEGMVLEGTVSNVAQFGAFVDLGVHQDGLVHVSQLANKFVSDAREVVKTGQIVKVKVLEVDAARKRISLTMRLDATPARRDGPRDNRFEGAGRGYAAPQRRTNEPAPQGAMASAFAKLQQRGR; from the coding sequence ATGCAGCAAATCGTCCGGCAGTTGGCCGCAGAAATCAAGATTACCGAATCCCAGGTGCGCTCCGCCGTGGAGCTGCTCGACGGCGGGGCCACCGTGCCCTTCATCGCGCGCTACCGCAAGGAGGTGACCGGCGGCCTGGACGATGTGCAGCTGCGCGAGCTGGAGGCGCGCCTGGCCTACCTGCGCGAGCTGGAAGAGCGCCGCGTGAGCGTGCTCAAGGCGATCGACGAGCAGGGCAAGCTGACCGATGCCCTGCGCGCGCAGATCGCCGCCGCGCCGACCAAGCAGGAGCTGGAGGACATCTACCTGCCCTTCAAGCAGAAGCGCCGCACCAAGGGCCAGATCGCGCGCGAATTCGGCATCGAGCCGCTGGCCGACAAGCTGCTGGCCGATCCGGCGCTGGATCCGCACGCCGAGGCACAGGCCTTCTGCCAGCCCGCCACCACGCTCGACGACGGCAAGCCGGGGCCGGATTTCTCGACCACCTTCGCCGTGCTCGACGGCGTGCGCGACATCCTCTCCGAGCGCTGGGCCGAGGACGCCGTGCTGGTGCAGTCGCTGCGCGAATGGCTGTGGGCCGAGGGGCTGCTGCGCTCCAAGAAGGTCGAGGGCAAGAACGAGAACGACCCCGAGGTGGCCAAGTTCCGCGACTACTTCGAGTACGACGAACCGATTGGCCGCGTGCCCTCGCACCGTGCGCTGGCTGTGTTCCGCGGCCGCGCGCTGGAGATTCTGGAAGCCAAGCTGGTGCTGCCCGTGGAGCCCGAGCCGGGCCAGCCCAGCATCGCCGAAGGCCGCATCGCCCTGCACCTGGGCTGGAGCCACGCGGGCCGCAAGAGCGACGACCTGCTGCGCAAGTGCGTGGCCTGGACCTGGCGCGTGAAGCTCAGCCTCTCGACCGAGCGCGACCTGTTCTCGCGCCTGCGCGAAGAGGCCGAGAAGGTGGCCATCAAGGTCTTCGCCGACAACCTGCGCGACCTGCTGCTGGCCGCGCCCGCCGGCCCGCGCGCCGTGATGGGGCTGGATCCGGGCATCCGCACCGGCGTCAAGGTGGCCGTGGTGGACCGCACCGGCAAGCTGGTGGAGACCGCCACCGTCTACCCGCACGAGCCGCGCCGCGACTGGGGCGGCAGCCTGGCCGTGCTGGGCCGACTGTGCATGAAGCATGGCGTGCAGCTCATCGCCATCGGCAACGGCACGGCCAGCCGCGAGACCGACAAGCTCGCCGCCGACCTCATCAAATTGATGCAAAAACAGGCCTCGGACCCTACGGGGCAAGCGCTGCCAGCTATTGAAAAGATAGTGGTGAGCGAGGCCGGCGCCTCGGTCTACAGCGCCAGCGAATACGCCTCGCAGGAAATGCCCGACGTGGACGTGAGCCTGCGCGGCGCCGCCAGCATCGCGCGCCGCCTGCAGGACCCGCTGGCCGAGCTGGTGAAGATCGAGCCCAAGAGCATTGGCGTGGGCCAGTACCAGCACGACGTGAACCAGAGCGAGCTGGCGCGCACGCTGGACGCCGTGGTCGAGGATTGCGTGAACTCCGTCGGCGTCGACCTGAACACCGCCAGCGTGCCGCTGCTGTCGCGCGTGTCGGGCCTGTCGGGCAGCGTGGCCAAGTCGGTGGTGCGCTGGCGCGAGTCCAACGGCGCGTTCAGGAGCCGCAAGCAGCTCATGGAAGTCAGCGGCCTGGGCGCCAAGACCTTCGAGCAGGCAGCGGGCTTCCTGCGCATCCGCGACGGCGAGAACCCGCTGGACATGACCGGCGTGCACCCCGAGACCTACCCCGTGGTGCAGCAGATCATCGAGAAGACCGGCAAGCCCGTGGCCGAGCTGATGGGCCGCGCCGACATGCTCAAGACCCTGCGCCCCGAGCTGTTCGCCAGCGAGAAATTCGGCCCCATCACGGTGAAGGACATCCTGGCCGAGCTGGAAAAGCCCGGCCGCGACCCGCGCCCCGACTTCAAGGTGGCGCGCTTCAACGAGGGCGTGGAAGACATCGCCGACCTCAAGGAAGGCATGGTGCTGGAGGGCACGGTGAGCAACGTGGCGCAGTTCGGCGCCTTCGTCGACCTGGGCGTGCACCAGGACGGGCTGGTGCACGTGAGCCAGTTGGCCAACAAGTTCGTGAGCGACGCGCGCGAGGTGGTCAAGACCGGGCAGATCGTCAAGGTGAAGGTGCTGGAGGTGGACGCGGCGCGCAAGCGCATCAGCCTGACCATGCGGCTCGACGCCACCCCCGCGCGCCGCGACGGGCCGCGCGACAACCGCTTCGAGGGCGCGGGCCGCGGCTACGCCGCGCCGCAGCGCCGCACGAACGAGCCCGCGCCGCAGGGCGCCATGGCCTCGGCATTCGCCAAGCTGCAACAGCGCGGGCGCTGA
- a CDS encoding DUF72 domain-containing protein, whose amino-acid sequence MQDDLFGATPPQPTAPAQTRAQAPARRAGIQPVAWDDALHALARRLPPLLRLGTSSWSYPGWQGLVWEGAHSEPTLAKKGLPVYAQHPLLRTVSIDRSFYRPLSASDYLRYAEQVPADFRFVVKAPSLVTDALVRSEDGQGRAPNPAFLDPQLAAQEFVAPALEGLGARTGALVFQLSPLPWQQLERLPAVLERLRAMLQAQPPLSAPDAVLAVEVRDPAWLAPEHLPHFADVLRESGATYCLGLHARMPPLQAQLPLLRRLWPGPLVCRWNLHPANGPHGYEDAQKRYAPYDRIHDPEPQLLAELARVIAGTTGRGQRAYVTISNHAEGCAPLTARRLAEQVVACLD is encoded by the coding sequence ATGCAGGACGACCTCTTCGGCGCCACGCCGCCCCAGCCCACCGCCCCCGCCCAGACCCGCGCCCAAGCCCCCGCGCGCCGTGCCGGCATCCAGCCCGTGGCATGGGACGACGCCCTGCACGCGCTGGCCCGCCGCCTGCCGCCGCTGCTGCGCCTGGGCACTTCGTCGTGGAGCTATCCCGGCTGGCAGGGCCTGGTGTGGGAAGGCGCGCATTCCGAGCCCACGCTGGCCAAGAAGGGGCTGCCCGTGTACGCCCAGCACCCGCTGCTGCGCACCGTGAGCATCGACCGCAGCTTCTACCGCCCCTTGAGCGCCAGCGACTACCTGCGCTACGCGGAGCAGGTGCCGGCGGATTTCCGCTTCGTCGTCAAGGCGCCCAGCCTCGTCACCGACGCCCTGGTGCGCAGCGAGGACGGCCAGGGGCGCGCGCCCAACCCGGCCTTTCTCGACCCGCAGCTGGCCGCGCAGGAGTTCGTGGCGCCCGCGCTCGAAGGACTGGGCGCGCGCACCGGCGCGCTGGTGTTCCAGCTCAGCCCCCTGCCCTGGCAGCAGCTCGAGCGCCTGCCCGCGGTGCTGGAGCGCCTGCGCGCCATGCTGCAGGCCCAGCCGCCGCTCTCCGCCCCCGACGCCGTGCTGGCCGTGGAGGTGCGCGACCCCGCCTGGCTGGCGCCCGAGCACCTGCCGCACTTCGCCGACGTGCTGCGCGAGAGCGGCGCCACCTACTGCCTGGGCCTGCACGCACGCATGCCGCCGCTGCAGGCGCAACTGCCCTTGCTGCGCCGGCTCTGGCCCGGCCCGCTGGTGTGCCGCTGGAACCTGCACCCGGCCAACGGCCCGCACGGCTACGAGGACGCGCAAAAGCGCTACGCCCCCTACGACCGCATCCACGACCCCGAGCCGCAACTGCTGGCCGAACTGGCGCGGGTGATCGCCGGCACCACGGGGCGCGGCCAGCGCGCCTACGTGACCATCAGCAACCACGCCGAGGGCTGCGCGCCGCTGACCGCAAGGCGCCTGGCCGAGCAGGTCGTGGCATGCCTGGATTGA
- a CDS encoding DUF1566 domain-containing protein translates to MPILRRLWIVLALPACAWGQGAPLAPNQPHLRPSDDGAYVIDTQSRLAWPRCVEGMAWTGSTCMGTPRTLTHAQALVLATQRWKAEGVRWRLPRVPELRRLVDKSAQPPGLNPRLFPRAPADWHWTATANVNTSTVNPYAYGNVARGGQGESNLSLVQGWAVDTGSGEARSDFGRGTPLYVRLVRPAPQPPQPEAAADGEDEEDD, encoded by the coding sequence ATGCCCATCCTGCGCCGCCTCTGGATCGTGCTTGCCCTGCCGGCCTGCGCCTGGGGCCAGGGCGCCCCGCTGGCGCCGAACCAGCCCCATCTGCGGCCCTCCGACGATGGCGCCTACGTCATCGACACCCAGTCGCGCCTGGCATGGCCGCGCTGCGTCGAAGGCATGGCATGGACGGGCAGCACCTGCATGGGCACGCCGCGCACGCTCACGCACGCGCAGGCCCTGGTGCTGGCCACGCAGCGCTGGAAGGCCGAAGGCGTGCGCTGGCGCCTGCCGCGCGTGCCCGAGCTGCGCCGCCTGGTGGACAAGAGTGCCCAGCCCCCGGGCCTGAACCCGCGCCTGTTCCCGCGCGCGCCGGCCGACTGGCACTGGACCGCCACGGCCAACGTGAACACTTCCACCGTCAACCCCTACGCCTATGGCAACGTGGCGCGCGGCGGCCAGGGCGAGAGCAACCTGTCGCTGGTGCAGGGCTGGGCCGTGGACACCGGCAGCGGCGAGGCGCGCTCCGACTTCGGCCGGGGCACGCCGCTGTACGTGCGCCTGGTGCGCCCCGCGCCGCAGCCGCCCCAGCCCGAGGCGGCGGCGGACGGCGAGGACGAAGAAGACGACTGA